One segment of Nocardia farcinica DNA contains the following:
- a CDS encoding MMPL family transporter: MFTRWGELVYRFRFAVIGIVAAALLALGGYGFGLENHLSSSGWDDPTSESAQAARIADEAFGRDHTSDVIVLYTAPEGKTIDDPEFRDKIVDSLNRLPREHPDEIDKVNGAYWQTETGPGVPLTFGSKDKKYTFASIAIVGDNDTDMVRNYRKVKDVFYIPGVDVQVTGLQAVAGTLNDTMASDQKRMELLAIPAVAVLLFFIFGGLVAAGLPLVVGGLTVIGANGIIMALTKFTEVNSFVGGVVSMIGLGLAIDYGLFIVSRFREELAEGYDTPAAVRRSVMTAGRTVVFSATMIVASLGGMLLFPQGFLKSVAYGTIATVTLAALTAITILPAMLGVLGPRVDMLGLKRFRKTKTAEEVENGFWGKTTQWVMRHPLKIAVPICIVLLLLIIPVKNLAFGGINERYLPPDNKTRVALENFYEVFPLKKTDPVQLVMVSEDSAAVGAVWKQASEAPGLVGSFEVPSRSTTQPDVYRTSATLEDSENANPTIDYLRSMDVPDSVQLYVGGQPTIQKDSIDALLERMPLMIALVLFVTTLLMFLTFGSLVLPIKAALMSALGLGSTLGILTWIFVDGHGSGLLNFTPQPIMSPVLVLIIAVIYGLSTDYEVFLLSRMVEARSMGASTTEAVRAGTAHTGRIITAAALILLVVVGAFAFSDLVMMQYIAYGLIAALFIDATILRMLLVPATMKLLGDDCWWAPAWMKRIQERIGLGEPILDDERPGGGEVVDLVKTTPVTDPVTMQMPAMPEEKQRKSPRRVRTIEEIEAEAPTQRIEDLPEARAKAGKTPPRPRTAMPVAPDPTRPRAHPQPGQEGARPGRPGPASPFQAGSAFQAVPSVDQPATGPKQPGHPGKPAGPSGQSSVPGLGRPLPSRPQPGRSAPPEPEPGPSAQPPHPGGPASPQAGGGAPLPGARPAPPRAPGASVGEPTRPQAPPRPARPVGPPGAGGAAVPSGPVQGGHGPHRAPSGPADGPSGFAGTPGRPNGPAAGAPGGPSRVPDEPGMRGGPSVAPGGPADPGTPGTLPAAHGHRPAAEPPPPVPNGPSPAPNGPRHVPNGPDPQGAAATPAGDPVAEHGEAPEDNRTSIENWMAELRSSRRRSTGGDEGRHHSGDGRSVSVNELLRRQDEE; encoded by the coding sequence GTGTTCACACGCTGGGGCGAATTGGTCTATCGGTTTCGGTTCGCCGTCATCGGCATCGTCGCCGCGGCCCTCCTGGCGCTCGGCGGCTACGGCTTCGGCCTCGAGAACCATCTCAGCTCCAGCGGGTGGGACGATCCCACCTCCGAGTCCGCGCAGGCCGCGCGCATCGCCGACGAGGCGTTCGGCCGCGATCACACCAGCGATGTGATCGTGCTCTACACCGCGCCGGAGGGCAAGACGATCGACGACCCGGAGTTCCGGGACAAGATCGTCGACAGTCTCAACCGGCTGCCCCGGGAGCACCCGGACGAGATCGACAAGGTCAACGGCGCCTACTGGCAGACCGAGACCGGTCCCGGCGTGCCGCTGACCTTCGGGTCCAAGGACAAGAAGTACACCTTCGCCTCCATCGCCATCGTCGGCGACAACGACACCGACATGGTGCGCAACTACCGGAAAGTGAAGGACGTCTTCTACATTCCGGGCGTCGACGTGCAGGTCACCGGCCTGCAGGCGGTGGCGGGCACCCTCAACGACACCATGGCCAGCGACCAGAAGCGCATGGAGCTGCTGGCCATCCCCGCCGTCGCGGTGCTGCTGTTCTTCATCTTCGGCGGCCTGGTCGCGGCGGGCCTGCCACTGGTGGTCGGTGGCCTCACCGTCATCGGCGCCAACGGCATCATCATGGCGTTGACGAAGTTCACCGAGGTGAACTCCTTCGTCGGCGGCGTCGTCTCCATGATCGGCCTCGGCCTGGCGATCGACTACGGCCTGTTCATCGTCAGCCGCTTCCGCGAGGAACTGGCCGAGGGCTACGACACTCCCGCGGCCGTGCGCCGCTCGGTGATGACGGCCGGGCGCACCGTCGTGTTCTCGGCCACCATGATCGTGGCCAGCCTCGGCGGCATGCTGCTGTTCCCGCAGGGCTTCCTGAAATCGGTCGCCTACGGCACCATCGCCACGGTCACCCTGGCCGCGCTGACCGCGATCACCATCCTGCCCGCCATGCTCGGCGTGCTCGGCCCGCGCGTGGACATGCTGGGCCTCAAGCGCTTCCGCAAGACCAAGACCGCCGAAGAGGTGGAGAACGGTTTCTGGGGCAAGACCACCCAGTGGGTGATGCGGCATCCGCTCAAGATCGCGGTGCCGATCTGCATCGTGCTGCTGCTGTTGATCATCCCGGTGAAGAACCTGGCCTTCGGCGGCATCAACGAGCGCTACCTGCCGCCGGACAACAAGACCCGCGTCGCGCTGGAGAACTTCTACGAGGTCTTCCCGCTGAAGAAGACCGACCCGGTGCAGCTGGTGATGGTCTCCGAGGACAGCGCCGCCGTCGGCGCGGTGTGGAAGCAGGCCAGCGAGGCGCCGGGCCTGGTCGGCAGTTTCGAGGTGCCCAGCCGCTCCACCACCCAGCCCGACGTCTACCGCACCAGCGCGACACTCGAGGACTCCGAGAACGCCAACCCGACCATCGACTATCTGCGGTCGATGGACGTGCCCGACTCGGTACAGCTCTACGTCGGCGGGCAGCCGACGATCCAGAAGGACAGCATCGACGCCCTGCTCGAACGCATGCCGTTGATGATCGCGCTGGTGCTGTTCGTCACCACGCTGCTGATGTTCCTCACCTTCGGCTCGCTGGTGCTGCCGATCAAGGCCGCCTTGATGAGCGCGCTCGGCCTCGGCTCCACGCTGGGCATCCTGACCTGGATCTTCGTCGACGGGCACGGGTCGGGCCTGCTGAACTTCACGCCGCAACCGATCATGTCGCCGGTGCTGGTGCTGATCATCGCGGTGATCTACGGCCTGTCCACCGACTACGAGGTGTTCCTGCTGTCTCGCATGGTCGAGGCGCGCAGCATGGGCGCCTCGACCACGGAGGCGGTGCGCGCGGGCACCGCGCACACCGGCCGCATCATCACCGCGGCGGCGCTCATCCTGCTCGTGGTCGTCGGCGCGTTCGCGTTCTCCGACCTGGTGATGATGCAGTACATCGCGTACGGCCTGATCGCGGCGCTGTTCATCGACGCGACGATCCTGCGCATGCTGCTGGTCCCCGCGACCATGAAACTGCTCGGCGACGACTGCTGGTGGGCGCCCGCCTGGATGAAGCGCATCCAGGAGAGGATCGGCCTCGGCGAGCCGATCCTCGACGACGAGCGCCCCGGCGGCGGCGAAGTGGTCGATCTGGTGAAGACCACCCCGGTCACCGACCCGGTCACCATGCAGATGCCTGCCATGCCGGAGGAGAAGCAGCGCAAGTCGCCGCGGCGGGTGCGCACCATCGAGGAGATCGAGGCCGAGGCGCCGACGCAGCGCATCGAGGACCTGCCGGAGGCGCGGGCCAAGGCGGGCAAGACGCCGCCGCGCCCCCGCACCGCCATGCCGGTCGCGCCCGACCCGACCCGGCCGCGGGCGCATCCGCAGCCCGGCCAGGAGGGTGCGCGGCCGGGTCGGCCCGGTCCCGCCTCGCCGTTCCAGGCCGGGTCGGCGTTCCAAGCGGTGCCCTCGGTGGACCAGCCCGCGACCGGGCCGAAGCAGCCCGGTCACCCGGGGAAGCCCGCGGGCCCGAGCGGTCAGTCGTCGGTGCCCGGGCTCGGACGCCCGCTGCCGAGCCGACCGCAGCCCGGTCGCTCCGCACCGCCGGAACCGGAACCCGGCCCTTCGGCGCAGCCGCCCCACCCGGGTGGACCGGCATCGCCGCAGGCCGGGGGCGGCGCGCCGCTGCCCGGTGCCCGGCCAGCGCCGCCGCGTGCGCCGGGTGCCTCCGTGGGCGAGCCGACCCGTCCGCAGGCGCCGCCGCGACCCGCACGGCCGGTCGGTCCGCCCGGCGCGGGTGGTGCGGCTGTTCCGAGCGGACCGGTCCAGGGCGGACACGGGCCGCATCGAGCGCCGAGCGGACCCGCTGACGGGCCGAGTGGATTCGCCGGCACGCCGGGTAGACCGAACGGGCCGGCCGCCGGGGCGCCGGGCGGACCTTCGCGGGTTCCGGACGAGCCCGGGATGCGGGGCGGGCCGTCGGTTGCGCCGGGAGGACCGGCAGATCCGGGTACCCCGGGCACGCTCCCGGCGGCGCACGGGCACAGACCGGCGGCGGAGCCACCACCGCCGGTACCGAACGGACCGTCGCCCGCGCCGAATGGACCTCGCCATGTTCCGAACGGACCGGACCCGCAGGGTGCCGCCGCGACGCCGGCCGGCGATCCGGTAGCCGAACACGGCGAGGCGCCGGAGGACAACCGGACCAGCATCGAGAACTGGATGGCCGAGTTGCGGTCCTCGCGCCGCCGGAGCACCGGCG
- a CDS encoding NYN domain-containing protein: MSVSEMAEQAVGVAGEVQGTVAEGLGGATPDVRRVLLVWDAPNLDMGLGAILGGRPTAAYRPRFDALGRWLLARTAELSAGSSSRIEPEATVFTNIAPGTADVVRPWVEALRNVGYAVFAKPKIDEDSDVDADMLAHIELRSRGAGLAGIMVASADGQAFREPLERLAARGVPVQVLGFREHASWAVTSDTLEFIDLEDIPGVFREPLPRVSLDSLPDEGAWLQPFRPLSALLTSRPAQGVA, from the coding sequence ATGAGCGTCAGTGAGATGGCCGAGCAGGCCGTGGGTGTTGCGGGGGAGGTGCAGGGAACCGTCGCCGAGGGGCTCGGCGGCGCCACACCGGACGTGCGGCGGGTGCTGCTGGTCTGGGACGCACCGAACCTCGACATGGGCCTCGGCGCCATCCTCGGCGGCCGCCCCACCGCCGCCTACCGGCCCCGCTTCGACGCGCTCGGCCGCTGGCTGCTCGCTCGCACCGCCGAACTCTCCGCCGGGAGCAGCTCCCGGATCGAGCCGGAGGCCACGGTCTTCACCAACATCGCCCCGGGCACCGCCGACGTGGTGCGGCCCTGGGTCGAGGCACTGCGCAACGTCGGCTACGCGGTGTTCGCCAAGCCCAAGATCGACGAGGATTCCGACGTCGACGCCGACATGCTCGCCCACATCGAGCTGCGCAGCCGCGGCGCCGGGCTGGCCGGGATCATGGTCGCCTCCGCCGACGGCCAGGCCTTCCGCGAGCCGCTCGAGCGGCTGGCCGCGCGCGGGGTGCCGGTGCAGGTGCTCGGGTTCCGTGAGCATGCGAGCTGGGCGGTGACATCCGATACCCTCGAGTTCATCGACCTCGAGGACATCCCCGGCGTGTTCCGTGAACCGCTGCCCCGGGTGAGCCTCGACTCGCTGCCCGACGAGGGTGCCTGGCTGCAGCCGTTCCGGCCGCTGTCGGCACTGCTCACCTCTCGCCCCGCCCAAGGAGTCGCTTAG